The proteins below come from a single Rosa rugosa chromosome 2, drRosRugo1.1, whole genome shotgun sequence genomic window:
- the LOC133732564 gene encoding uncharacterized protein At3g17950-like, whose amino-acid sequence MAREQEEGWPLGLQPMHVRVGLAARDREVSGSVSFNTLLTGSPTSSTDSSSDLDTESTGSFFHDRSITLGNLIGINSILELSRRSLRGRKTDQICKDKKSNNNNNNSTKFRLCCFSLCSRDSTDGENVNSNKTPPSLGHFLAEERRAAIDEYRRNPQIYGPDDELAMAQQAATEPNSLFVNGQVAPPPQSSPWFDSDVDRRKPLLFSCMC is encoded by the exons ATGGCTCGTGAGCAG GAGGAAGGCTGGCCTCTGGGTTTGCAGCCAATGCATGTGAGAGTTGGGCTGGCTGCTCGAGACCGTGAAGTTTCTGGATCGGTGTCATTCAATACTCTACTAACTGGCTCTCCTACCTCCTCCACAGACTCTTCTTCGGATCTGGATACAGAG TCGACAGGGTCTTTCTTCCATGATAGAAGCATCACACTTGGGAATCTTATAGGAATCAATAGCATTCTAGAGCTATCAAGGAGATCATTAAGAGGAAGAAAGACTGATCAGATCTgtaaggacaaaaagagcaacaacaacaacaacaacagcacCAAGTTCAGATTGTGTTGTTTCTCTCTATGCTCAAGGGACAGTACAGATGGTGAGAATGTGAACAGTAATAAAACTCCTCCATCCCTCGGCCATTTCCttgcagaagagagaagagcTGCCATTGATGAATACAGAAGAAACCCTCAAATTTATGGCCCAGATGATGAGCTTGCCATGGCTCAGCAGGCTGCTACAGAACCCAACTCCCTTTTTGTTAATGGCCAAGTAGCTCCTCCTCCTCAATCTAGTCCATGGTTTGATTCAGATGTTGACAGAAGAAAACCATTGCTATTTTCATGCATGTGTTGA
- the LOC133731892 gene encoding putative E3 ubiquitin-protein ligase XBAT31 isoform X1: MGQGLSCGASDEHGLFSAVQLGDLETVEALVERDSAILRHTTVYDRHSALHIAAANGQIEILSLLLERSVNPDALNRHKQTPLMLAAMHGKISCVRKLLEVGANVLMFDSLHGRTCLHYAAYYGHADCLQAIVSAAQSSHVAVSWGFARFVNIRDGRGATPLHLASRRSRPECVHILLDNGALVCASTGGYGCPGSTPLHLAARGGSLDCIRGLLAWGADRAQRDASGRMPYIVALKHKHGACAAMLNPSSAEPLVWPSPLKFISELNEEAKALLEQALTEANKEREKNILKGSGYSLASPSHSDVHSDIGMDDNLSEASDSDLCCICFEQVCTIEVQNCGHQMCAQCTLALCCHNKPNPNTLCLTPPVCPFCRSTIARLVVAKIKSHDDADLDTGDNISSKLRKARKSRNFSEGSSSFKSLSAMNSFGKMGGRGSGRIVAENEWADKP, translated from the exons ATGGGTCAGGGACTGAGTTGCGGAGCGAGCGACGAGCATGGGCTCTTCAGCGCCGTGCAACTTGGGGACCTGGAGACGGTGGAGGCTTTGGTAGAGAGAGACTCGGCTATCTTGCGTCACACCACCGTGTATGATCGTCACTCTGCTCTTCATATTGCTGCCGCTAATGGCCAGATCGAG ATTCTTTCTCTGCTGTTGGAACGATCTGTAAATCCTGATGCGTTGAATCGTCACAAGCAG ACTCCGCTTATGTTGGCTGCAATGCATGGCAAGATCTCATGCGTGCGAAAGCTTCTTGAAGTAGGAGCAAAT GTATTAATGTTCGATTCCCTTCACGGAAGAACCTGTTTGCATTATGCTGCTTACTATGGCCATGCCGATTGCCTCCAGGCCATTGTTTCCGCTGCTCAATCAAGTCATGTAGCTGTTTCATG GGGATTTGCGCGATTTGTGAATATTAGAGATGGTAGGGGAGCGACCCCGTTGCATTTAGCATCCAGGCGAAGTAGGCCTGAATGTGTACATATATTGTTAGACAACGGAGCTCTTGTTTGTGCTTCAACTGGCGGATATGG CTGCCCAGGAAGCACTCCCCTGCATTTGGCGGCAAGAGGGGGATCTCTGGATTGTATACGAGGATTGTTGGCATGGGGTGCAGATCGCGCTCAAAGAGATGCATCAGG GAGAATGCCATATATAGTTGCTTTGAAACACAAACATGGAGCTTGTGCAGCTATGCTAAATCCGTCATCAGCTGAGCCTCTGGTGTGGCCATCACCTTTGAAGTTTATTAGTGAGCTTAATGAGGAGGCAAAAGCTTTGTTAGAACAGGCCTTAACGGAGGCAAACAAGGAGAGGGAGAAGAACATCTTGAAAGGAAGCGGTTACTCTCTTGCATCTCCATCGCATTCTGATGTGCATTCTGATATAGGGATGGATGACAATCTTTCTGAG GCAAGTGATTCGGATTTATGCTGCATATGCTTTGAGCAGGTGTGCACAATTGAGGTCCAGAATTGTGGCCACCAAATGTGTGCGCAATGCACTCTAGCCCTCTGCTGCCACAACAAGCCTAACCCTAATACACTATGCCTAACCCCGCCAGTTTGCCCTTTCTGTCGAAGCACCATAGCCCGTCTGGTGGTGGCAAAGATCAAAAGTCATGATGATGCTGATCTTGACACTGGTGACAACATCTCCTCCAAGCTAAGAAAGGCAAGAAAGTCCCGAAACTTCAGCGAGGGTAGCAGCAGCTTCAAGAGCTTGTCGGCAATGAATTCGTTTGGAAAAATGGGTGGTCGTGGCTCAGGAAGGATTGTTGCAGAGAATGAGTGGGCTGACAAGCCTTGA
- the LOC133731892 gene encoding putative E3 ubiquitin-protein ligase XBAT31 isoform X2, whose translation MIVTLLFILLPLMARSRWVLPSVFGDCVQEFWRNGFLFLAFGLDLQILSLLLERSVNPDALNRHKQTPLMLAAMHGKISCVRKLLEVGANVLMFDSLHGRTCLHYAAYYGHADCLQAIVSAAQSSHVAVSWGFARFVNIRDGRGATPLHLASRRSRPECVHILLDNGALVCASTGGYGCPGSTPLHLAARGGSLDCIRGLLAWGADRAQRDASGRMPYIVALKHKHGACAAMLNPSSAEPLVWPSPLKFISELNEEAKALLEQALTEANKEREKNILKGSGYSLASPSHSDVHSDIGMDDNLSEASDSDLCCICFEQVCTIEVQNCGHQMCAQCTLALCCHNKPNPNTLCLTPPVCPFCRSTIARLVVAKIKSHDDADLDTGDNISSKLRKARKSRNFSEGSSSFKSLSAMNSFGKMGGRGSGRIVAENEWADKP comes from the exons ATGATCGTCACTCTGCTCTTCATATTGCTGCCGCTAATGGCCAGATCGAGGTGGGTTCTTCCTTCTGTTTTCGGTGATTGCGTTCAAGAATTTTGGAGAAATGGGTTTTTGTTTCTTGC TTTTGGGCTTGATTTGCAGATTCTTTCTCTGCTGTTGGAACGATCTGTAAATCCTGATGCGTTGAATCGTCACAAGCAG ACTCCGCTTATGTTGGCTGCAATGCATGGCAAGATCTCATGCGTGCGAAAGCTTCTTGAAGTAGGAGCAAAT GTATTAATGTTCGATTCCCTTCACGGAAGAACCTGTTTGCATTATGCTGCTTACTATGGCCATGCCGATTGCCTCCAGGCCATTGTTTCCGCTGCTCAATCAAGTCATGTAGCTGTTTCATG GGGATTTGCGCGATTTGTGAATATTAGAGATGGTAGGGGAGCGACCCCGTTGCATTTAGCATCCAGGCGAAGTAGGCCTGAATGTGTACATATATTGTTAGACAACGGAGCTCTTGTTTGTGCTTCAACTGGCGGATATGG CTGCCCAGGAAGCACTCCCCTGCATTTGGCGGCAAGAGGGGGATCTCTGGATTGTATACGAGGATTGTTGGCATGGGGTGCAGATCGCGCTCAAAGAGATGCATCAGG GAGAATGCCATATATAGTTGCTTTGAAACACAAACATGGAGCTTGTGCAGCTATGCTAAATCCGTCATCAGCTGAGCCTCTGGTGTGGCCATCACCTTTGAAGTTTATTAGTGAGCTTAATGAGGAGGCAAAAGCTTTGTTAGAACAGGCCTTAACGGAGGCAAACAAGGAGAGGGAGAAGAACATCTTGAAAGGAAGCGGTTACTCTCTTGCATCTCCATCGCATTCTGATGTGCATTCTGATATAGGGATGGATGACAATCTTTCTGAG GCAAGTGATTCGGATTTATGCTGCATATGCTTTGAGCAGGTGTGCACAATTGAGGTCCAGAATTGTGGCCACCAAATGTGTGCGCAATGCACTCTAGCCCTCTGCTGCCACAACAAGCCTAACCCTAATACACTATGCCTAACCCCGCCAGTTTGCCCTTTCTGTCGAAGCACCATAGCCCGTCTGGTGGTGGCAAAGATCAAAAGTCATGATGATGCTGATCTTGACACTGGTGACAACATCTCCTCCAAGCTAAGAAAGGCAAGAAAGTCCCGAAACTTCAGCGAGGGTAGCAGCAGCTTCAAGAGCTTGTCGGCAATGAATTCGTTTGGAAAAATGGGTGGTCGTGGCTCAGGAAGGATTGTTGCAGAGAATGAGTGGGCTGACAAGCCTTGA